ACTTTTTATGGCCTGAATGGTACCTTTATCGTTGCCGATGGTTAGTTCGACTCCGTTACCGATGATTTTTGCAAGCATGACTGGTGAAATACACAATGCCCCGATAGGTTTGTTCAACTCCAGCATCTCTTTGATGACCTTTTCCACATCAGGATTGACCTTCATATCGACCCCATCAAAAGCAAAAGTGCACAGGTTCTTAGCCACACCAAAACCACCCGGGAATATAATAGCATCATAGTTTTTCCCTGAAAAGGAAGATAATGGCTGAATTTTTCCGCGGGCTATCCGTGCTGCTTCCACCAACACATTTCGCTTTTCATTCATAACTTCTCCGTTGAGGTGGTTAATGACATGTGCCTGCTCAACATCGGGAGCAAATATATCGTAAACAGCTCCTGCTTTTTTTACAGCAAGCATGGTCATGACGGCTTCATGAATTTCTGCCCCGTCATATACGCCACATCCGGCTAAAACTATTGCAATCTTTTTCATACTTCTTTGTTTAATTACTGTTAAAATTAATAATTTTCGTTCTTTATGACCGAAAAGTATTGAATGTTGTCATTGCTTTTTATCTGTAAAATATACAATCCATTCCTGTTGCCGTCAAGATTTAGCTCACTGATACCTGAGGTCGGTTTGATTTTATCAATTACTTGTCCGGTAACTGTTAAAACATTGATTTCGTAGTCTTTATCAGAAATGTCGGCTATTTCGATATAAATTTTTCCATTTGTAGGATTGGGATAAATGCTGACAGAAGGTTGCATGGATTCAGTTACAGATGATTTAATGAAATTATAGTTTGCTGATTGTGAGCTACATCCTTTACTGCTGGTCACGACAACATAGTAAATACCATCACCGGGTGGAACAAATTTTTTGTCTGTCGCTCCTGCAATGATTCCGGTTGATTTATACCATTGGTTGTTGCTGTCGCTGCTGGATATCAGGGTGTCTTTAATTCTCGAAATGGTAGGAACAGGTGGTTTGGGATTAACTATGATCTGATGTGTGGTAGTCTCTGAAAAACAACCGTTTTCATTCACCTGAAGGCTGACTGTTTTTTGTCCGGGGCTTGTCCAGTAGAGCTGATAGGGGCCAATGCCACTACCGGATTGTACAGTGGCTCCGTCAAATGCCCATACAAAATTGGCAGATGCAATGCCATTACCTGTATAGGTAATATTGGCCGGTTTTCCTTCACAAACTTCCTGGGCAAGGGTAAAGGTACTTGTCGGTTTCTTTTTTACAGTGATATTCAATGAATAGGGAAGGGAATTACATGATTTTTCCTTTACCGTCAGGCTTACTTTTTTTGTGCCGTTGCTGTTCCATTTGATTTGATAAGGCCCTTTTCCGCTGCCCGACACTATCTCGGCTCCTGCAAAATCCCACTGATAAACGGCATCGGTTCCGGCTGTCCCGTTAAACGTAACGGTAACTATTTCTTGTTCACACACAGACGTTTTCATATTGAACATGGCCACAGGGGCATCACTGACCTCCACAGTTTCTAATTTGATGGGTGAATAACAACCATTTTCATCAACCTGTAGCGAAACCTGTTTTTGTCCGGGTGACGACCAGTAAATCACAAAAGGCCCTTTTGTGGCTCCTGAAACGATATAGGCTGTTCCAAAGTCCCAGTTGTAGAAAGCCAGAGCACCTGCATTTCCCGTATAGGTTACTGTGTCCATCTGGTCAGTACAAACTTCCTTTTTAAGACTAAAATC
The sequence above is drawn from the Sphingobacteriales bacterium genome and encodes:
- the elbB gene encoding isoprenoid biosynthesis glyoxalase ElbB, which produces MKKIAIVLAGCGVYDGAEIHEAVMTMLAVKKAGAVYDIFAPDVEQAHVINHLNGEVMNEKRNVLVEAARIARGKIQPLSSFSGKNYDAIIFPGGFGVAKNLCTFAFDGVDMKVNPDVEKVIKEMLELNKPIGALCISPVMLAKIIGNGVELTIGNDKGTIQAIKS